The following nucleotide sequence is from Primulina tabacum isolate GXHZ01 chromosome 2, ASM2559414v2, whole genome shotgun sequence.
ttgcatgcaagcttattatttaattatttacttgctatttacgatatatgcatgttgagtctttagactcactagacttgattgttgtaggtgctgatgacgtcgggaccgagggcggggaccagtgagcaggctcgagtcggcagtagtaggacccgatgacctcagttcagcatttattattatttgatggctcaaacattttaattatcgttggaaaaaccttttactgttattccgaaaatgttaatttcttccgctgccactttgaacatcaaactttatttattagttcagttatgaatgagacaattttaattatttaaaagaaaaattttaaatttttcgtaaattttcaagtaaggatttttaggcctctacatCTCATGACCTCTTCCTCAGTAATTTTGGCTAATGGCTCGGCCTCCACCTATTTAGAGAAATAATCCACCGCCACAAGAAGGAATTTTTTCTGCGCCCGGGCTTTTGGAAATGGGCCCACGATATCCAACCCTCATTGATCAAAAGGACAAGATGCTGAGATGGGTTGCATGCCAGCGACTTGGGTGATGATGAAAATTAGAATGGTGCTAGCAACCTTTACATTTCTGAACAAGTTGAGTAGCATCTTGATTCATCCGAGGCCACCAAAATCCGGCTAGTATAACTTTTCCAGACAAGGCAGTCCCATCGAGATGTTTACCACAACACCCTTCGTGTATTTCTCGGAGGACATATTCTACTTCATCTTCTGATAAGCATTTGAGCAAAGGGCCCTGATATGATCGTctgtaaaaaatatcattcagaAAGACAAATCTGGGTGCTTGCTTTTTAACTTTCAGGGCTTGAGCTCTGTCTTCCGGGAGCTTAGCATGGACTATGTACTCGATCAAAGGAGTTATCCACGAATTTTTCCGGGCCGGTGGTACTTCTTTATCAACAAAAAGCACTAACCGGGTAAAACACATGACTTGCCGTGTGCTTATGTCCGACATGGAGGCGgctaatttttctaaaatatcaGCCTCCTCATTTTCTTCCATGGGGATTTGTTCGATGCTCCGTTCAGTTAGGCAGGCAGCCCGAGCTGTAATGAGTCCCAAATATTTGAGCATTTTTTCGTTTTTGGCTACATATGTTCCCTTGATTTGCTGGGCCACTAGTTGAGAATCAGAGTAAATGATGACCCAGGATGCACCGACTTCCCGAGCAGCTTGTAATCCTGCCAGAACGGCCTCATATTCCGCCTCGTTATTGGTGACCCTGGAGTCGATTCTTAGAGCCAACTTGATCTTTTCTCCTGATGGAGCAATTAAAACTACCCCAACTCCACACCCCGACAAATTTGATGCCCCATCAACAAAAACTCTCCATACTTCCTCTTCTCTCGGTTGAATCATCTCTATCAGGAAGTCTGTCAATGCTTGGGCTTTTATAGCAACTCGAGGTTTATATTCAATATCATATTCCCCGAGCTCTATAGTCCACTTAATCATTCTTCCCGAGACTTCAGCATGTGTCATGATTCTCCCGAGTGGAGAATTAGTAAAAACCACAATTGAATGTGAGAGAAAATAAGGTCTCAGCTTCCGGGCAGTCATCACCAAGGCCAGGGCTATTTTTTCTACTTCACTGTATTTTATTTCTGCTCCCCTAAGAGCATGACTAACATAATATAATGGCTTCTGGTCGGtcccttcctccttgacaagtACGGAACTAACGGCGTACTCAGTAGCAGATAAATAAATCCACAACTTTTTCCCGGGCTCTGGTTTTACCAAAACGGGCAACTCGGCCAAATGCTTCTTCGAGTCTTGGAAAGCTTGCTCACATTTTTTATCCTAGCCAAATTTTTGTGCCTTCCTCAAAACCTAAAAAAAATGGATAACTTCAATGAGCAAAACGGGAGATGAATTGTGACAGGGCCGCAATTCTCCCGGTTAGTTTTTGTACTTCCCGATTACATCTTTTCGGGGTTTACTTCGATCCCCCGATCTGTTACCAAAAAACCCAAAAATCTCCCACTTTTTACCCCAAATACATATTTATCCGGGTTGAGCTTTATCCCAAAGTGCTTCAGGGTAGCGAAGGTTTCTATTAGATCATCAATGAAGCAGGAGACCTACTAGGTCTTGATCAAGATATCATCCACATACACTTCAATGTTCCTGCCTATCTGCTTCTGAAAAACATGATTCATCAAGCGTTGGTACGTGGCCCTAGCATTCTTAAATCCAAAGGGCATAACCACGTAGCAGAAAGTGCCTCCGAAAGTGATAAAACtggctttatcttgatcttcatGGGCTAAGGGGATTTGGTGGTATCCCTGATAAGCATCCAGAAAGCTTAATAACTCGCACCCGGATGTTGAGTCCACCAGTTGATCAATCCGGGGAAGTGGGTAACAATCCTTGGGACAAGCTTTATTCAAGTCCCGGAAATTTACGCACATCCTCCATTTTCCAGTGGCTTTTGGAACAAGGACCACATTTGAGAGCCAAGTAGGGAATTGGACCTCCCGAATGTGGCCGGCCCGCAACAGCTCTCCCACTTGCTCATCAATGACTTTATCTTTTTCCGGGTCAAAATGCCTCTTCTTCTGCTTCACGGGCCGAGATCCCGAGaggatatttaatttatgctCAGTCACCTGTGGTGAGATCCCGGCTAGTTCCTGTTGAGACCATGCGAAAACATTAATTTTAGCTTTTAAACAATTTAAGAGATTTACCCGGGTGGGCGCATTGATATCTCGGGCCACCCGGATGTGTTTTCCTGGCTTGATCTCCACCGTTTCTTGTTCTTCCTCCGCAACAAAATGCAGCTCTCTTTCCTCGGCCACTTCTTCTGTTCGACTCTCTTTCTTCCCCTTCTCCTCCCTCCTCGCCCTCTTCTGATCCACTCGGACAGTCTCCCCATAAAACCTCCGAGAAGAAGGTTGATCTCCCCTGACCTCCCCGACTCGTCCTCGTATAGGAAATTTAATTTTCTGATGATAAGTGGAGGCCACAGCTCTCAGCTCATTCATAGCCGGCCTCCCCAAGGTAATGTTGCATGAGGATGGGGCATCCACCACTGTAAAGATCGTCATGACTGTCTTCCTCAAATCCCCAGTTCCTAGGGTCAATGGCAAGGTTATTTCCCCCTCCGGGTATACGGCATGACCTGCGAAGCCAAACAAGGCAGTCTCGACCGCCTCCAGTTGGTATTCATATAAATCCATTTGAATCAGGGCTTCTTTGAATATGACATTGACAAAGCTGCCATTATCAACGAAAACCCTAAGTACATCATAATTAGCCACTCGGGCTTGGATAACAAGAGCATCATTATGGGGCAGACTGACTCCCCTGAGGTCTTCTGGACCAAAACTTATGACTGGCTCATTCCCTCCCTTCCCATCAATCTCCAGACACTCCTTTCTACTACTCGCCTTCCGAGCTCGGTTAGAGTCACCATCTGTAGACCCTCCtgaaatcatttttattactcATCGACTCGAGAAGTCGTTTCTCTTCTCTGGCTGTCTACTTCTTTCTTCCAGGGAACTTCCTTCCTCTCTTCTACTTCCACTCGGGATATCTGCTGATTTTCGGGGAATATTCGGTCCGAGACGTCGAGATAGCCAAGGTGGTTGTCTAGACCTATCTCGGAGGGATGAGATTCTGGCATAGGACACCTACCAGACTCCTTCCTCAGAGTTCGGCATTCACTTGTGTTGTGAGAACATTCTTTATGAAGGGTGCAGAACCCTTTCCTTTCTGGCCTTGACGGTAGTGCTGCTGAACTCGGACGAGGAGTCATGTCCAAGCTACATTCTTGGATTTCCCGATCCCAGGAAATTCTCTGAGGGACATGAGAGAAATGCCCTGGACCACTCTTCTTGTGAGCCCTCTCCTCGGGCCTGACAACCCGGTCTCCCCTGGATCTTTTCAAGGCCTCCCTTTTTTGGTTCTGTGCCTCTTCCATGTTAATGTACTTTTCTGCCCTGGATAGAAGATCGTCAAAGTTCCCGGGCAATTTTTTGGTTAGGGATCGAAAGAAATCTCCCTCCCACAATCCTTGCATAAAAGCTGTAACTTTTGTCTCTGAAGCACATGCTGGGACCTCCAAAGCTACTCGATTAAATCTCTTGATGTAGGCTCTTAGAGTTTCATCTTGGCCCTGCCTTACTTCAAACAGACTGAAGGCAGTCTTCTTGTATTTCTTGCTACTACTGAACTAGTGCaagaatattttttgaaaatcttcaAAAGAATGAATGCTCTGAGGTGCCAGCCCTTCGAACCATCTCTGGGCCGAGTCGATCAGGGTGGTCAGGAATACTTTGCATTTGATTTGATCTCCGTAGCAATGTAACATAGCCATGTTTTCAAATTGAGCAAGATGATCTTCGGGTTCAGTACtcccatcataatctttgatttTGGCTGACTTGAAGTGCCCGGGAAGTGGTTCCCAGACAATGATATCGGAGAATGGGCAACCCTTGACAATTTGAGCATTGCTTTTAGAACCAACTTTCCCCTCCAACATTCTCACCTTCTTCCTCAACTCTTTAACTCCTCTGCCACAGTAGGAGATTTAGAACCTGCACTTGACTCCCTCTCCTCTTCCCTTCTCTCTTCCCCCTGCGGCTGCTCACGATCCTGCTCGGGATGGCTGGAATGATGAGTAGAAGCTTTCTTCGCCATGGCTGCTTTAACAGCATCAACTACAATTTTGGTTAATTCCTCAGGTGTTAAATGGATGGTAGGTTGGGGACCATTGGGTGGCTGACCACCCATACCAGAGAGACGAGTGTTGTTCTCTTCCTGGATCCGGGAAGTGTCTTGGTTTGCTCTCCTAgtaggagccatatcaacgcctTATAACTCAGATATTTCCCACAGACGGAGCCAATGATGTGATCCGGGTTAAATGGATGAGCTAGCTCGGATGCTCCCCCGAATCTACTATCAAGATGCTGGGAAAAATAAGAGCAGAAGTCTGGATCAAAAGCTTGCCTCCCGGAATAGATATGAAGATCTGCAACCAAGAGAATAACCACGTGAATAGGCGCCGGAGGGGTATCCGGCGTGACCACtttgatgcttaagtcagtaaAGAACTCAAGCAAGAAatcaatgtaaccaagtgatggcgTGAGATTGGTGCAGAAAGTGAGTAGTAAATGCACGATAAATGAGTGTATTTGGCGTGACCACtttgatgcttaagtcagtaaAGAACTCAAGCAAGAAatcaatgtaaccaagtgatggcgTGAGATTGGTGCAGAAAGTGAGTAGTAAATGCACGATAAATGAGTGTATTTAATATCTGAATAGAGAGTAAATGCAAAGAgtaaacctggtatttatagtaggagatgtaatgatgacctcgttctttgTGTTGAGCATTAATTATAGTAGGGCGGCTGATTATACCATATTATTCTGACATTTCAAATCTCATACTAGTCACCTACATCCTACCTGATTTTGTCAACTACTTGCATTagtgtcagagataggtcggtCGCATACACCCTACTTTGCCGGCATTATTAAATGTGGCACATTTATCGAATTGGCTCGGGTAGAGTGCCTCTCGGGCATTTACATGAGAGCCCGGGCATCCAATAGTCCGGGTGTTCCAATGGCCCGGCCTTTTGACTGACCTCTCCATACATTCTCCATGTCAAGTCATACTCTCAACGTCCCGAGCAGGTAGAGATCTGGGTCTTCATTCCGATTATCATTTTATTGACCCGGAAATAATCCATCTTCCTGACCCGGACACCAAGAATGGCTCGGCTTTCAAGGCCCGGGACATCCCGGGGTATCAGAGTTTAAATGTAAGAAACATGTGAGAAACACAAGGCGTTCAGCTGGAAACTCGTTTTCACGTGGAAGCTTCAGCCCGTACGGTGAATCACCCAGTTTTtgctgtatttttttaaaatatatatatatatatatttaaatattatattatattaaatcttTTCAATTCCCAAAGAAGAATCAAATCAAAGAAAATTATGAAGAAAGATACCCAAATATCGTATTAAAGTATGTTAcattttaatcccaaaattcCCTACAATTGAAAACTATAAAATCATATCTTATTGTTGAAAAATATGAGTTGGAATATTtcaatgttgaaaataagaaaattgatttttgaaaataggagttgtaaatatttaaaattagtgtgtgatgatgtatgtaatgatgtatttatttttggattatttccaaagaaattctataaataggtctctcaatgtgtgaagaaaat
It contains:
- the LOC142537693 gene encoding uncharacterized protein LOC142537693 yields the protein MTARKLRPYFLSHSIVVFTNSPLGRIMTHAEVSGRMIKWTIELGEYDIEYKPRVAIKAQALTDFLIEMIQPREEEVWRVFVDGASNLSGCGVGVVLIAPSGEKIKLALRIDSRVTNNEAEYEAVLAGLQAAREVGASWVIIYSDSQLVAQQIKGTYVAKNEKMLKYLGLITARAACLTERSIEQIPMEENEEADILEKLAASMSDISTRQVMCFTRLVLFVDKEVPPARKNSWITPLIEYIVHAKLPEDRAQALKVKKQAPRFVFLNDIFYRRSYQGPLLKCLSEDEVEYVLREIHEGCCGKHLDGTALSGKVILAGFWWPRMNQDATQLVQKCKGC
- the LOC142537694 gene encoding uncharacterized protein LOC142537694, with the translated sequence MISGGSTDGDSNRARKASSRKECLEIDGKGGNEPVISFGPEDLRGVSLPHNDALVIQARVANYDVLRVFVDNGSFVNVIFKEALIQMDLYEYQLEAVETALFGFAGHAVYPEGEITLPLTLGTGDLRKTVMTIFTVVDAPSSCNITLGRPAMNELRAVASTYHQKIKFPIRGRVGEVRGDQPSSRRFYGETVRVDQKRARREEKGKKESRTEEVAEERELHFVAEEEQETVEIKPGKHIRVARDINAPTRVNLLNCLKAKINVFAWSQQELAGISPQVTEHKLNILSGSRPVKQKKRHFDPEKDKVIDEQVGELLRAGHIREVQFPTWLSNVVLVPKATGKWRMCVNFRDLNKACPKDCYPLPRIDQLVDSTSGCELLSFLDAYQGYHQIPLAHEDQDKASFITFGGTFCYVVMPFGFKNARATYQRLMNHVFQKQIGRNIEVYVDDILIKT
- the LOC142537695 gene encoding uncharacterized protein LOC142537695; amino-acid sequence: MLEGKVGSKSNAQIVKGCPFSDIIVWEPLPGHFKSAKIKDYDGSTEPEDHLAQFENMAMLHCYGDQIKCKFSSSKKYKKTAFSLFEVRQGQDETLRAYIKRFNRVALEVPACASETKVTAFMQGLWEGDFFRSLTKKLPGNFDDLLSRAEKYINMEEAQNQKREALKRSRGDRVVRPEERAHKKSGPGHFSHVPQRISWDREIQECSLDMTPRPSSAALPSRPERKGFCTLHKECSHNTSECRTLRKESGRCPMPESHPSEIGLDNHLGYLDVSDRIFPENQQISRVEVEERKEVPWKKEVDSQRRETTSRVDE